aaataataataataataataataataataataataataataataatagtaataattcctgaatcttttttttcttcagtaatttcatgctccatgctccctcttccctcctccctgctattttatagacaagtatatttagactgtgatgtttaaggttgataatcaatagatttgatctataattcttacttgagatttatttctgactttggataagttctctctttttatttttctgtcttcaataaactgctgctgctattaattaaaccctcctgctgtttgattgttttgttcattataattcctcgatcttatcaaacttcttcaattggaactaatcaaatgcagctctgcatacaattacagttcacttaatgtttctacagggtatgtgttgccattttacccactcagaccccttgcttactaaatatcttcaatagaatatcatccactcttcaaatatctgtctaatattttaatgagcaatccatcccacaagtgcagtgatactgcaatatacatttactaccagcacaggatgactgggagggatagctgttcattttaccccacaactggtttcacatgcattgtacatgtattaaaagatgggatgattatctattcagggacaccaagatatttagggagagaaaggtctaagttgaaaaacaggcaacaaatgctcctcccccagtcattctgcatgtattcatctgaaccaatacttgttggagaggagtgtagattaatggcttcacaattactaataaataataataattgatgccctcaagctccacccctccctgttctgtagtgttagctcttctctcaatggagtgacacatctttcaatcaaatgtttcagtgaaacagacttacattttaaaaactcagctctgttccttggctctgaagcctgcagactgtaaactgcaacttcattcactgggcagaaaaaaagagagagaaatagaattgaaacatgtggattaatacacaacacacacaagactccaaacagcaatctgaaaagaaacaaggcttattcacggcatttcaggGTGTAAAAATCTCTCCTACCTGCTCATTCTTCCCTGCTGTCTCCCtcctgcaatattcatatagccaacaagctgcaagaggtctttattaatgtcttgcaagtcctgtccctcctcaagccatggtctatttcagaaatctctaccaaatgaatctatttcacaccaacctgttgtggttattttgactaattcccccttgcagaagtcctcaatatggtctttaagttcagatacagctttcctcacagcctcaaaagagatgtctgtattgacagtaacgctgggtaagtctccagcttcaggaggggcacagagagactggaaattctacaacaggaaagtggagaaaaggagttttcagtgaaacaaaatggggtccaaaacattcctggggaaaagcaaggattcattcaattggagaggtctgtctgaaaccgtcccagttatggacttgagattttctaacaagcagtgatgttacctgtagaaaatggatgtgatcctctgtctctgaaagctgtttcagctcagcgtttctcctccttagctcagcaatctcctgctccagtttcttcatgcgtccttcagcctgattcactgcagccttctcgttagctccaatcagctcaataacctcagtgtggatcttctcaatggatcggatcagctcagtaaagatcttctcactttcctttatttctatgcatgcagatctctgagtgaaagaacacagtagaggagacatggttagaattgatatcaaaaacacatcaggcatagacagtaaacttctgtagatgtgttccagtccatctgttaataataataataacaataataataataataataataataataataataataataataataataataataatacccccctCTTGTCAAAACCCACTTTCAGTGTCTTCACAGCCTGTTTTAGTtcctcaatttctttcagtctctcctggattctctgttgtatttctgtctgtgtctctcccagctgcttctgtgtagaaacacagtgacacagtgacatttctgatggagcattgagtgatatcctgtcacacccatCACAGACCTTTTTAAATAtgctattgaaactgacagaatcattttatttcaaatatatttttacttcagttctagttgcaatccatagacatctgtagcacaggctagatcagacaacatgtgtgtatagtagtaagatacagcaccatctagtgcacagctgccagcaatacaaaaggacacttgatccacagtagctgtccactagatggtactgtttcatactagtaacagtgaatgatggctgatctagcatgtgttacatgtttgttttgtgaagcacctaggaaactgaagcagctttctctttaatggatatttagggcttctgattaccgtttttaatcgataaacacagataaaacagcactgaaacaaaacaatgaaatcagtgtaaaaaatgcctaaatacacaaaatccccagaagaatgagcccgtgagcagaaggacttcactgtggaagagagcaaaggaaagaggagactagtagggtgagcgaaagaaattgtagattttaacaaacaaaatcccaaataggttattaaatttcattttaaactgacttaaacatatctgttttaatcatgtaaaaatgtgttttaacgcaCCAAATTACGCTATTTTTCTGCCTgatttatattgtatatcatgtaaatattgtgtattgtatatcatattaatcttgtatattgaatatcatattaatcttgtatattattaatattattaatttatatcttagcagatgcccttatccagagtgacttacaattgttacaagatatcactttattttttacatacaattagccatttatacagttgggtttttactggagcaatctaggtaaagtaccttgctcaagggtacagcagcagtgtcccccacctgggattgaacccacgaccctccagtcaagagtccagagccctaaacactactccataCAATATTAATCTgaatattgaatatcatattaatcttggtcttttctgcttttttaaattaggtgattgacttttctgggaatgtcatttttaaaaagtttaactaattaaactataatatcttaaacaatgaaactgatctatgattttattaagttgcaagatacatataaaaaacactaggaatataaatcatgctaattttacactacaaattccaatgcaccacaaaacagctgaacaaatccttcttaccctgtgaggcagggctgaggtcctgcacgtgtaaacagtgtatatttatttaattgtaaatcatgtttttgccaatcaagtgtgtgctagatatggcagggcatattcaaatccaggattttaatcccacccaagtctagagaggaggtgtcagggagactgttttgaatcaaagaaaacctcctgtgtctctcctgtcaatcagcgatagccacacccgtaacaacacccctgttacaccctgaaatacattgtagtacatcatagtttagaaagagcaattaaaaaactagggctctttaaatagctcttaatatacaattaaaatctgatctgatgtgaaactgtataacctagtaaacagacatgttaaatatcactgggaattcttatcttctaggatagctacaaggaaatggttcaaacccttacctgtttcacactcctttctttctcagctgagactgtatcatggctcttgtgatCCTCGTCTGCACACAGccagcaaatacacgtctgatcggttctacagaagacctcacATAATcgttggtgttcagcacaaagcttctgctccagatttccaattgcattgaccagcttgtgcctctttaatggagtaacctcactgtgtggcttgacgtgtgtttcacagtaagaggccaggcacgtcaaacaggatttcacagctttgaactttctcccagtgcagaaatcacacggcacatctccaggtccagcataactttgagcaggaggaggattgagtcctgtcttctttaatttctccacaacttcagccagcatggtgtttctgcacagatcaggccttggggtaaaggtctttctgcactggggacagctgtagacacctgtatgatcagtctgatcccagcagttcttaatacaccccatacagtaactgtgtccacatggaatagtgactgggtccttcaatagatccagacacactgaacagctaaactgatcctctgaccacaagtttgaagccatcTTGCTGCAGTGAtacagagagactgacgatttcacaacagaaacttcactgcgctgatttcctggaattgtgtacagctctaagaggcggggtttgggactgaggccaggtttagacaagcaggagGAGCCaagactgctgaatcagtgtgagaggggtgGAGACGAGAGAGTTGTgagtgggactggagtttgagaatggcattgtcacagtaacccttctatagctacagtatgtatttgactgCACTAGACCTTCACTTCTGTGTGGCTCTGAAACCTCAGAAGTTCACAAGGGAAGTGAGTTTGGTGGAGTTCGATCTTCGTGGGCATTAATCCACATCTCAAAGTCCATTAGACctcaaccacaaacttgtctctgagcaccaactgctttcttccctccagttcagggcaagcttgaggctcagagtctgaactgctccccccccccccccccctaagagaacgtgaagggtggtccctccagtccaggggaggCTGTATATTATGAGAACTAGTGTTATCAGACAGGTTGTGTACGTTACTGACATACTAATTTATTACAGTGTTGATTTCATGAGTTGAAACCATTTTATACAGAAAGACACTCAAACAAAGCTTACAATCAAGGGAACTACTTTTCAAAtctgtgcactatttgttttattcatttcagacaatgtcttccctctcatcagcagaacatcattctctcaagtcccttcttgttttgctgttgctcgttttgttttccacacttctttatttccactttctttgactcaggtgaagcccattgatcctgcagcccccacactggtttcctctccccgttcacttccttccttcctgtgttacaggtaataggaccccacctcctgacccccttcatcaaacatttcaaagagatttcatttcaatcagcaatgctggtgtgttttcatgAACAGATACAATTGCTCATTTTGTAAACTCtcctgatagatagatattaatgaacactcatggggaacacactgaggttaaaggtttaaacggcatcatgttctttacatttcttacctgatgaggattttctatggctgtttctgattagattttattctccatgcttattaactattccagcaaaacattgcttctgaaaagactcctggaggctgattgtggggaagcgtaTGACTGTTGCACGAgctgcagtgcacaatgcttacCCTGTGGACTTCAGTGCCCAGCGCACCtccaatatgcttccccacctcatttCCCCACAATCAACCTGGACAAGAGTTTTCAGTGGCAATTCCTATAGGACCCCTATTCCATGCCCGGTGTTCATGTGCTCGGTTCATTCACCCTGGTTTAACATCCAGTCGTGAGCCTTCAGTCAACCCCTCTGAGGCTTGCTAAAGAACAAAGGAATGGGCTTTCCAGTTCCTCTTTAAAGCATGGGACCACAGTTCATTgctaatcaataaatcaattaacactTGTCCTAATTAGAGAGGGAACTCTAACCCCAGCCCTTTCATATTCAACACAAACTTATACATTTGAACACACTGTATTTACAACGctagaaagaaacaaaacacacactatatacatgTACGGGCCCCAGCCTTGCCACAGGGACTTTGCCATTGACTTCACTGCATTGTAAACTGTGCCCCCTCCCCACACTTCTGATTAAGAACTCTATGGTCATGTTGCCTTTGACCCTGAGCCATCTCGGGGCTACCCAACAACGAGCAAAGGGCTTAAACATTAGGGAAACATGGCATGTCCCCCAAATCAGTGTCCCCCATTACATTGtagctaaataaatacaatatatttaaatatacaacatcgacagtgctatggcaggtatttctatatatattttcaacattGTTCTATGTATTCAGATGTAATGCTAAACATGCATAATCTAACAGAACATCAGTAGTTTTGGGAAGTGCCTTTTATCTCAGAATCTGCTGACATGGTGTCTAGCGTCTTTCCAGAGTACCAGTGATAGGATCACATGCAAACACAGCATTCACTACTTgagaatttactgttttaaaaaactgCAATTAGGATCTCAGCACCACAATCAAATTGTAATCCCAGTTACAAAATAACATTCCCATGCAGGATGCATGTGGACAAAACTGTAATTGCAATATCACTGATTGAAATAAAACGATTGTATTTGAATGcctatatatgcacacacatccGCTGGACTCATCTTCAGAGCATGTGACAGGTCTTGTTATCTGCACTGCTTCAGATAACTCTCATAGACAAGGGGCTCCTGAAAAAACACAGTCCACTTGCAGTTTCACACGCTTCATCAGGAATTACAGTTAACACGTGTTTATCTGTATCTACTTAGTTACTTGGACTTTGTTAACTTATCAGCCCGTCTTACTTTCTTTCGGTTTTGAAAATGAGATTAATGATTTGGATCCTCACCTTCCTGCCACTTGTCCGTAAGTATTTTATTGATACCATATACTATAGAACAAACGATCCTCAAAGGCAATGCAGACACACAGTGGCCCTATAATGGCAATATTAGAGATCTCTACAATGGGTAGCTCAAGATCTTCAGCAGCAATGCAGATAGACAGTGACACAGTATGCATTTAGATGTTTCTCTGTTTAACAGTATCATAATGGTATTGACCAATCCATTTCAGGATcactgtgtatatatttattcaaaatccattgtattgccattgctggtagtgctgTGGGTCTGCTAATGATTCTGTAAGGATTACTTCAAGGTAACATGTTGGGATTATTATGGGATGCATTAATGTTACCAGTATATACTGAGCTCAGATGTATGATATAGTGTAACAGTAAAGTACTTATTGTGGGTATTGAATGGGATAAAGCAAGCCTCCTTCTAGCTCTTTGAAATGTATAGAGCATCCTGGAGAAAGCGTTCTGGTTTGTGAGCTGTGAATGAAGCTGGATTAATagtcttggtatccctgaacagaCAACCATCCCATTCAAAAACAGGCAAAATACAATGCTGTCTTTTTATGAGCAAATCAGAATGACTGGTTGGTAACTTTGTTCTTACAATGGACAAACGTCTGTTTTTTTCCCTCTGCCTTGTTTCTGCACTGAACCCAGTTACTACTTTGTGAGAAGTGCAGCGAGTGTTTCTGTTCTGGtata
This genomic window from Acipenser ruthenus chromosome 53, fAciRut3.2 maternal haplotype, whole genome shotgun sequence contains:
- the LOC117433067 gene encoding E3 ubiquitin-protein ligase TRIM47-like isoform X1, translated to MASNLWSEDQFSCSVCLDLLKDPVTIPCGHSYCMGCIKNCWDQTDHTGVYSCPQCRKTFTPRPDLCRNTMLAEVVEKLKKTGLNPPPAQSYAGPGDVPCDFCTGRKFKAVKSCLTCLASYCETHVKPHSEVTPLKRHKLVNAIGNLEQKLCAEHQRLCEVFCRTDQTCICWLCADEDHKSHDTVSAEKERSVKQKQLGETQTEIQQRIQERLKEIEELKQAVKTLKRSACIEIKESEKIFTELIRSIEKIHTEVIELIGANEKAAVNQAEGRMKKLEQEIAELRRRNAELKQLSETEDHIHFLQNFQSLCAPPEAGDLPSVTVNTDISFEAVRKAVSELKDHIEDFCKGELVKITTTVNEVAVYSLQASEPRNRAEFLKLYEVAVYSLQAPEPRNRAEFLKCKSVCTETFD
- the LOC117433067 gene encoding tripartite motif-containing protein 16-like isoform X2, which encodes MASNLWSEDQFSCSVCLDLLKDPVTIPCGHSYCMGCIKNCWDQTDHTGVYSCPQCRKTFTPRPDLCRNTMLAEVVEKLKKTGLNPPPAQSYAGPGDVPCDFCTGRKFKAVKSCLTCLASYCETHVKPHSEVTPLKRHKLVNAIGNLEQKLCAEHQRLCEVFCRTDQTCICWLCADEDHKSHDTVSAEKERSVKQKQLGETQTEIQQRIQERLKEIEELKQAVKTLKRSACIEIKESEKIFTELIRSIEKIHTEVIELIGANEKAAVNQAEGRMKKLEQEIAELRRRNAELKQLSETEDHIHFLQNFQSLCAPPEAGDLPSVTVNTDISFEAVRKAVSELKDHIEDFCKGELVKITTTVYEVAVYSLQAPEPRNRAEFLKYSCQLTLDPNTAHSNLCLSEGNIKVTWRRETQRYPDHSERFDSRSQVLCREGLSGTRCYWEIEWSGEWASIGVTYKGISRKGKDCSCVLGFNDKSWSLFCSGSSYNARHNNNETAITAPRSPRIGVYLDFNAGTLSFYGVSDTMTLLHRFQTTFTEPLYPGFLLHCYGSSVTICQLN